The Candida dubliniensis CD36 chromosome 2, complete sequence genome contains a region encoding:
- the POL94 gene encoding putative retrotransposon tca3 polyprotein (transposable element), translating into MSMFKVLKESVEVMNQSVNAKLAAMNDRITILDNNQKAFMPKQEKDIGNILHKQKKEETDVKDIKTVVGEEKEEIHQVEDFVLKEQQELRNVEKTVLKEEEDLQKIQESITKEAEEVQKVEESTTKQKEELHQVENFILERDQKVTKLEEQINRISDRLNAQRASTQYPQTEAMGTADSRSRSQQPNIGNTLAQDLALIPNLDPEMARLIKGYLPFVILHEINATGGPVGKPPNFRPDLVIQNPNDPDKIQKLMRLQSYMQLSLAPYHLYPMILEPYLQGRYIGYIESAKMNPANGREYSYLDILIAFVKASQLEVGNANTQVELFKIIPIAGQTVGDFIDQIQKKYRQLKQYSNVFVAVRAHVFSHCHKYFPDKIYEPEWLTKTEAKFWNDLDLMLGSAVFQSLDSSSNSNVNAINFNPTPYNINQQSTYDGNSKSLYDRNSRTSYERNTNSLYDKNINSYSRPNYPKTFDKSRFNNTPYGNSQIYYQNTSNSSIKYNPRGYNPFNNNQQKGKPPYRTYRRRGYIWNKGRRSPKIYELSIDPQSQLGQIVNDDDTLDPNLYQVDLIDNDEEDYQHFEEITTEEPFEEQQDQEFDFQINDLQLYEVNITHFATPDKTHNPRILLDSGAEANFIGKQILPWLEDNGLLFSVTKLRRIATARTASNLSHTIESVAIVKIFDVFLEFYILDHLNKVIIGRPTLQKWNYHLTKEGEFISINNQRFHIHSLQLKSEESLEQIRERLKREFAIKYPQLFHTKLRPPPPREFQYRIQLTDHTQIYCKPYKCNQEEQALIKEFIDEKLEAGVLVPAPIDAWLHPIFPIRKTNANQSSTKIAVDLRRLNKVTVRMYTYPTDTKDLLSSLANSNYFSALDLKNAFYQIAIHKDSIKYFGISTAEGNFCFTTLPFGAINSPAIFTNFVRKVLTGITNTFIYMDDILIHTTTLHHHITILKTIMWRLHQNNLQLNYNKLKLIHTKIDFLGYSIQPGKISPQPAKIQAIQNWQIPTTTTQIRAFVNFTNHFRNFIPNIAIYTNPLNELLKHNNGKNIKIQHTPASIKGFNELKNAIIGLPTLHLYDPTLPTIIFTDASNMVVGGYLCQPTFQNDKQVLVPIAFSSHKLNETQGRYSVMEKELLAIIVILEKFRYHCNNTVEIYTDHQSLASLLDKKTTPPPRIARFLDLIGSFSPHVYYLRGKQNFVADIITRYQTQNITEMVDEDKILQNTFTMDKPIQQPPQTQLDAIELDNLNESHIHTIQNLLEQQQHHAPDYNNEELPLQSFKLINDDLYVIINNQLLQYLPRHEYTKACQTIHDKHHPSTRVTDYLCTLAYWHPDHLLIATTIISKCRYCQMNTSIREAIRPYRPLEPIKPFSRWGMDYTGPYFNTEQNRYILVAVEYVTGLTIAVPTMHKDTNQAMNLVQTIISIMSAPTEIVTDQGAEFSSDAFKALCEHNHIKHHITSAHHPQGNGRVEKVNHLLKKILKALTNDTMHEWDLKLYNALRIYNATPTIFNYTPLYLALGIEPHHNLNQLQKDLIENLQRDLPPEVQSTEEHEDNPNNEQQEEGREQQLSREEQEDGRDLVHLRIYELEAIKRARKVHTNLKTRRNAVQNMLKEPYGIPAPFTKGQWVYRIRTKARKYESNFDGPYQVQEVLGKGAYKLRDITGREKGIYNQDQLKLAYSADNDPIQVFSSFNKEYDRVQQKLLDKMQAERDYELSCLSLQQLLDEMPAEKDYELNCLTLQQLHRQRRLLDISSCLDSKSENNSLIIGGKGR; encoded by the coding sequence ATGCTGATGTTCAAGGTTTTAAAAGAATCAGTCGAAGTCATGAATCAATCCGTCAATGCCAAACTTGCGGCTATGAATGACAGAATTACAATTCTTgacaataatcaaaaagCTTTCATGccaaaacaagaaaaagatatcGGAAACATTCTTcataaacaaaagaaagaagaaactgATGTCAAGGATATTAAAACGGTGGTTggtgaagaaaaagaagagatCCATCAGGTTGAAGACTTTGTGTTGaaagaacaacaagagTTACGTAATGTCGAGAAAACTGTCTTaaaagaagaggaagacTTACAAAAGATTCAAGAATCCATTACCAAAGAAGCAGAGGAGGTACAAAAAGTTGAAGAATCAACCAcgaaacaaaaagaagagtTACATCAAGTGgagaattttattttagaAAGGGATCAAAAGGTAACTAAACTTGAAGAGCAAATTAATCGCATAAGCGATAGATTAAATGCCCAGAGAGCGAGCACTCAATATCCCCAAACAGAAGCAATGGGAACCGCAGATCTGAGATCCAGATCGCAACAACCAAATATTGGAAATACCCTAGCACAGGATCTTGCATTGATCCCCAATTTAGATCCAGAAATGGCAAGATTAATCAAAGGTTACTTACCATTTGTCATATTGCATGAAATAAATGCAACAGGTGGCCCAGTCGGCAAACCACCTAACTTTAGACCGGACCTTGTCATCCAAAATCCAAATGATCCAgacaaaattcaaaaactcATGCGTCTCCAGTCTTACATGCAACTTTCATTAGCTCCTTATCATCTTTATCCGATGATCTTAGAACCTTATCTTCAAGGAAGATACATTGGATACATTGAGAGCGCAAAGATGAATCCAGCAAATGGAAGGGAATACAGTTACTTGGATATTTTAATAGCATTCGTCAAGGCTTCACAATTAGAAGTCGGAAATGCTAACACCCAAGTtgaattattcaaaataattCCAATAGCAGGACAGACTGTTGGAGATTTTATCGACCAAATCCAAAAGAAATACAGACAGTTAAAACAATACAGTAATGTATTTGTTGCTGTAAGAGCCCATGTATTCTCCCATTGTCATAAATACTTTCCGGATAAAATCTATGAACCAGAATGGTTAACAAAAACAGAAGCAAAATTTTGGAATGATTTAGATCTTATGTTAGGTCTGGCAGTATTTCAGCTGTTAGATTCCTCACTGAATAGTAATGTTAATGCTATAAATTTCAATCCAACTCCATATAACAtcaatcaacaatcaacaTATGATGGGAACCTGAAATCATTATATGATAGAAATCTGAGAACATCATATGAACGGAATACTAACTCATTATATGacaaaaatatcaattcatATTCAAGACCAAATTATCCTAAAacttttgataaatcaagatTCAACAACACTCCATATGGAAATAGTcagatttattatcaaaatacTTCAAATTCTTCCATTAAATACAACCCTCGTGGATACAACCCTTTCAACAATAACCAACAAAAAGGCAAACCACCATATCGGACTTATAGACGAAGAGGATATATTTGGAATAAGGGTAGAAGATCACCAAAGATTTATGAATTATCAATCGATCCTCAATCCCAATTAGGACAAAttgttaatgatgatgatactCTCGATCCAAATTTGTATCAGGTTGATTTAATCGacaatgatgaagaagattatCAACACTTTGAAGAGATTACAACGGAAGAACCTTTCgaagaacaacaagatcAGGAATTCGACTTCCAAATCAATGATCTTCAATTATATGAAGTAAACATTACTCACTTTGCAACCCCTGATAAAACCCACAACCCTCGGATTTTATTAGACAGTGGAGCTGAAGCAAATTTTATTGGTAAACAAATCCTTCCTTGGTTGGAAGATAATGGTCTCCTTTTCAGTGTCACTAAGTTACGAAGAATAGCCACAGCTAGAACCGCATCAAATTTGTCTCACACAATTGAATCAGTAGCAATAgttaaaatttttgatgTATTTTTAGAATTCTATATCTTGGATCACTTGAACAAAGTTATTATCGGTCGTCCTACTTTACAAAAATGGAACTATCACCTCACAAAGGAGGGTGAATTCATTCTGATTAACAATCAACGGTTTCATATTCACTCCCTTCAACTCAAAAGTGAAGAGTCGTTGGAACAAATTAGGGAACGATTAAAAAGGGAATTTGCTATTAAATACCCTCAATTATTCCACACAAAATTGAGACCCCCACCCCCTAGAGAGTTCCAATACCGTATTCAATTAACTGACCACACACAAATATATTGCAAACCATATAAATGTAATCAAGAGGAACAAGCTCTCATAAAAGAATtcattgatgaaaaattggaggCAGGTGTCTTAGTCCCAGCTCCGATAGATGCCTGGTTACACCCCATATTCCCAATTAGGAAAACCAATGCTAACCAATCCTCAACCAAGATAGCTGTTGATCTAAGACGTCTCAATAAGGTCACCGTAAGAATGTACACTTACCCAACTGACACaaaagatttattatcatcactaGCAAACTCCAATTATTTCTCAGCTTTAGACTTGAAAAACGCATTTTACCAGATCGCCATTCATAAGGATAGTATCAAGTATTTTGGCATCTCCACTGCCGAAGGAAATTTCTGTTTTACCACACTTCCTTTTGGAGCCATTAACCTGCCGGCAATCTTTACTAATTTCGTAAGGAAAGTTTTGACAGGCATCACTAATACATTCATATATATGGATGATATATTGATACATACAACCACATTACACCACCATATCACTATCCTCAAAACCATAATGTGGAGGTTACATCAAAACAAccttcaattaaattataataaattaaaacttATTCATAcgaaaattgattttcttgGATACTCAATTCAACCTGGCAAAATCTCACCACAACCAGCAAAGATCCAGGCAATTCAAAATTGGCAGATCCCCACTACCACAACACAAATCCGTGCATTTGTCAACTTTACAAACCACTTCAGGAATTTTATTCCAAATATAGCCATTTATACAAATCCGTTAAATGAGTTATTGAAACACAACAATGGCAAGAACATAAAAATTCAACACACTCCAGCATCAATCAAAGGTTTCAACGAGTTAAAAAATGCAATCATTGGTCTCCCCACCTTACACCTCTATGATCCCACGTTACCGACTATAATCTTCACAGATGCCAGCAACATGGTAGTCGGAGGTTATTTGTGTCAACCAACATTCCAAAATGACAAACAAGTACTTGTCCCAATTGCCTTTTCATCCcataaattaaatgaaacaCAAGGTCGCTACTCGGTTATGGAGAAGGAGCTCTTAGCCATTATCGTcatattggaaaaatttaGATATCACTGCAACAACACAGTCGAGATCTACACAGATCACCAGAGCTTAGCATCACTTTTGGACAAGAAAACCACTCCACCACCAAGAATAGCTCGTTTTCTCGATCTCATAGGTTCCTTTTCTCCTCACGTATATTATTTGAGAGGTAAACAAAACTTTGTTGCTGATATCATCACAAGGTATCAAACACAAAATATTACAGAAATGGTAGATGAAGACAAAATATTACAAAACACCTTTACAATGGATAAACCAATACAACAACCACCCCAAACACAATTAGATGCCATTGAATTAGACAACCTTAATGAATCACACATCCACACTATTCAAAACTTAttggaacaacaacaacatcatgCACCTGACTACAACAATGAAGAATTGCCACTCCAACtgtttaaattaattaacgATGACCTATACGTAATCATTAACAACCAACTTTTACAATATCTTCCACGACATGAGTACACTAAAGCTTGTCAAACAATTCATGACAAACACCACCCATCAACCAGAGTAACAGATTATTTATGTACGCTTGCATATTGGCATCCTGATCATCTATTAATTGCTACAACAATTATAAGCAAGTGTCGCTATTGTCAGATGAACACTTCAATTCGTGAAGCCATCCGGCCATACAGACCACTCGAACCAATTAAACCGTTTAGCAGATGGGGAATGGACTATACGGGTCCCTATTTCAATACAGAACAAAACAGATACATATTAGTAGCCGTGGAATACGTCACCGGTTTAACGATTGCTGTACCAACAATGCACAAAGACACCAACCAAGCCATGAATCTTGTGCAAACGATTATCCTGATTATGTCAGCACCTACTGAGATTGTCACTGACCAGGGTGCCGAATTTTCTTCCGATGCATTTAAAGCTTTATGTGAACACAATCACATCAAACATCATATTACTTCAGCACACCATCCCCAAGGAAATGGAAGAGTAGAAAAAGTAAATCActtattgaaaaagattttgaaGGCATTAACAAATGATACCATGCATGAATgggatttgaaattatataACGCTTTAAGAATTTATAATGCTACTCCTACAATATTCAACTACACTCCACTTTATCTAGCACTTGGAATTGAACCACACCATAACttaaatcaattacaaaaagatttaattgaaaatttgcaAAGAGATTTACCCCCAGAGGTCCAATCTACAGAAGAACATGAAGACAACCCAAATAATGAACAGCAAGAAGAGGGCAGAGAACAACAACTTTCAAGGGAAGAACAGGAAGATGGCAGAGATCTTGTACATTTAAGAATTTACGAATTGGAAGCAATAAAGAGAGCTCGCAAGGTACAcacaaatttgaaaacacGAAGAAATGCAGTTCAAAATATGTTAAAGGAACCATATGGAATTCCAGCACCTTTTACAAAAGGACAATGGGTATACAGAATTAGAACTAAAGCACGTAAAtatgaatcaaattttgatgGCCCATACCAAGTTCAAGAAGTATTAGGTAAAGGTGCATATAAATTGAGAGACATCACTGGAAGAGAAAAAGGAATCTATAATCAAGACCAGTTGAAGTTAGCATATTCAGCAGACAACGATCCAATACAAGTTTTCAGTTCGtttaataaagaatatGATAGAGTCcaacaaaaattgttaGATAAAATGCAAGCGGAAAGAGACTATGAATTAAGCTGCTTGTCATTGCAACAATTGTTAGATGAAATGCCAGCGGAAAAGGATTatgaattaaattgtttaacattacaacaattacaCAGGCAAAGAAGATTACTTGATATATCCAGCTGTCTCGACTCCAAATCTGAAAACAATTCGCTAATCATTGGAGGAAAGGGTAGATGA
- a CDS encoding exoribonuclease II, mitochondrial precursor, putative (Similar to S. cerevisiae DSS1), which produces MLKLQEFHIQKCYGSKILKHNFYTSSSLLYNKFPIQSRRSKLKKSTSTSTSTSTSTSKYDNSFLKNIFQENKNNKLKIENQSQNNPSSKTAGLKKIQTLVKSKVKSRSIFDSYANLRIDITKPNDELVRTIIKNTTTMNKRRFTNPAKEWLTQFTKEEIQELEDFLNDDLTTEGTINEQTMETPIKVGDLVTLGSESLRLYLVTSVPKSFSSKICTFLSDRGEIMFAPFNVIGYRFSGLIPEKYHKIIEKFVVLEQKYIDIPPIGVPDAIFSKSIAALPKGLQHQKNRKNKGNVEHEEATNTDADADADADADANPDESAYLDPNDFIVQQAASQLLTNTDVQTFIVPTTVRHIYVPALLQISNEAFWKMGPMHQKLEKLHRSLQIDDANGEFNTPRTVSIFEILSKLKEPNNPQPSTIKLGKSPNNSIDFDQRQYKISDVMAVLSLLKKQSHLWTVLPCKSSFTPTKVTIWPLAQTKEEERTVEYLKNNHGLDEITAYCGQIALGQEPVTKPVFYHNVEKMLREYVNGKYKDDASISTTLVSLLRKVDKHFMELGIPLKQEAYKNEYSYGKAYDLLIKLNKDIIVNPLLWSEQANLPTEENASANTLTKQKFYNYMDQQHANGTANGTANAILQDTIDAEMYNEDPLHHLRKNMRKVPIYCIDDPTAHEIDDGISIHEDQQDYVVSIHVAEPSSYIKPNSIISSLAFEKSSTSYMPDTVFPMLPKLVSDIAGLGIPNKDTRTFVVQYRIDKKTVDDYISNKMVNKNYEADKSLLDQLISQINNSSNIVFATVSNFRQGFTYDKVNEVLNDEMKINQYKQLGQSNDLDFNNLVKLQYISSLLWEIRKSNYAYANGGNTNLTVKKTDTVTISTEFFHDENELQMKLSNSNNTISISFASMESASIKLVTENMIIANYLTAKFATDKNIKILYRYLDPKFNNELLSEYQKLMELFGTNDSIPTDQLTQMFPFFTRGLVTHTPQKHLLMGLTMYSNITSPLRRYIDLVNQWKIQDYFLGKQSILDKNIPGIANYLNGQGEIIRNIQSRANTFWQGLFLRNYQDLENNSNNLIDFKLKLITNPKKGTTVGVYMPNFRFINAHVEVSSEMLEDIKSGQLKVGGLIDSDKLHLKQVDFLENEVIFEYK; this is translated from the coding sequence ATGTTGAAACTTCAAGAATTCCATATACAGAAATGTTATGGGTCCAAAATACTAAAACACAATTTTTACACATCTTCTAgtttattatataataaatttccCATTCAAAGTCGACgatcaaaattgaaaaaatccaCTTCTACATCCACGTCCACGTCCACTTCTACATCTAAATATGATAATTCATTTctcaaaaatatatttcaagaaaataaaaacaataaattgaaaattgaaaatcaatcCCAAAACAACCCATCAAGTAAAACTGCaggattgaaaaaaattcaaactcTTGTTAAATCCAAAGTTAAATCTCGAAGTATATTTGATTCTTATGCTAATTTAAGAATAGATATTACTAAAccaaatgatgaattggtacgaacaataattaaaaataccACGACTATGAATAAAAGAAGGTTCACTAATCCAGCTAAAGAATGGTTGACTCAATTTACTAAGGAAGAAATACAAGAATTGGAAgattttttgaatgatgatttaacCACTGAGGGAACAATTAATGAGCAAACTATGGAAACCCCTATCAAAGTTGGTGATTTAGTAACATTAGGATCAGAAAGTTTACGTTTATATTTAGTTACATCAGTACCAAAATCTTTTAGTTCAAAAATTTGTACTTTTTTAAGTGATAGAGGTGAAATTATGTTTGCTCCCTTTAATGTTATTGGATATCGATTTTCTGGATTAATACCTGAAAAATATcataaaattattgaaaaatttgttgttttagaacaaaaatatataGATATTCCTCCTATTGGTGTTCCTGAtgcaattttttcaaaatcaattgcaGCTTTACCTAAGGGACTTCAACATCAGAAAAATCGGAAAAATAAAGGAAATGTGGAACATGAAGAAGCTACCAATACCGATGCCGATGCCGATGCCGATGCCGATGCCGATGCCAATCCTGATGAATCAGCATATTTGGATCctaatgattttattgtCCAACAAGCAGCCTCACAATTATTAACAAATACTGATGTTCAAACATTTATTGTACCAACTACAGTACGACATATATATGTTCCAGCATTATTGCAAATTTCTAATGAAgcattttggaaaatggGACCAATGCATCAGAAATTAGAAAAGTTACATAGAAGTTTACAAATTGATGATGCTAATGGAGAATTTAATACCCCAAGAACCGtatcaatatttgaaatattaaGCAAACTCAAAGAACCAAACAACCCACAACCATCAACCATAAAATTAGGTAAATCACCAAATAATCTGATAGATTTTGATCAACGACAATATAAAATATCTGATGTTATGGCAGTATTAtcattgttgaaaaaacaaagtcATTTATGGACAGTTTTACCATGTAAACTGTCTTTTACCCCTACAAAAGTGACAATATGGCCTCTTGCACAAACTAAGGAAGAAGAACGAACAGTTGagtatttgaaaaataatcatGGATTAGATGAAATAACTGCATATTGTGGTCAAATTGCATTAGGTCAAGAACCAGTTACTAAACCAGTATTTTATCATAATGTCGAGAAAATGTTACGGGAATACGTTAATGGGAAATATAAAGATGATGCATCGATATCTACTACTTTAGTGTCACTTTTACGGAAAGTTGATAAACATTTTATGGAATTGGGAATACCACTTAAACAAGAAGCTTATAAGAATGAATATTCATATGGTAAAGCTTATGATTTACTcattaaattgaataaagatATTATCGTGAATCCTTTATTATGGTCTGAACAAGCTAACTTACCCACAGAAGAAAATGCATCGGCCAATACGTTGACAAAACAAAAGTTTTACAATTATATGGATCAGCAACATGCCAATGGAACCGCCAATGGAACCGCCAATGCAATTTTACAAGATACTATAGACGCTGAAATGTATAATGAAGATCCATTACATCATTTGAGAAAAAATATGAGAAAAGTTCCTATATATTGTATTGATGATCCCACGGCacatgaaattgatgatgggATTTCAATTCATGAAGATCAACAAGATTATgttgtttcaattcatGTAGCTGAACCAAGTTCATATATTAAACCTAATTCAATCATAAGTTCTTTAGCgtttgaaaaatcatcGACTAGTTATATGCCTGATACTGTATTTCCGATGCTACCTAAATTAGTATCAGATATTGCTGGATTAGGAATCCCCAATAAGGATACTCGAACATTTGTGGTTCAATACcgaattgataaaaaaaccGTAGATGATTATATTTCTAATAAAATGGTCAATAAAAATTATGAAGCTGATAAACTGTTGTTAGACCAATTAATTTCCCAAATAAATAACAGTAGCAATATCGTTTTCGCTACTGTTTCTAATTTCCGACAAGGTTTTACTTATGATAAAGTCAATGAAGTGTTGAAtgatgaaatgaaaataaatcaatataaacaattggGCCAATCCAATGATCTTGATTTTAACAATTTAGTGAAACTTCAATATATATCTTCATTACTTTGGGAAATTAGAAAATCTAATTATGCCTACGCAAATGGTGGTAATACCAATTTAACTGTTAAAAAAACTGACACAGTCACCATCAGTACTGAATTCTTCcatgatgaaaatgaattacAAATGAAACTTtctaattcaaataatacaatTTCTATTAGTTTTGCTTCCATGGAAAGTGCATCTATCAAATTAGTTACCGAAAATATGATTATTGCCAATTATTTAACGGCAAAATTTGCTACTGacaaaaatatcaaaatattgtATCGATATCTTGATcctaaattcaataatgaattattgtccgaatatcaaaaattaatgGAATTATTTGGTACTAATGATTCAATCCCTACTGATCAATTAACACAAATGTTCCCATTTTTCACTAGAGGTTTAGTCACTCATACACCGCAAAAACATTTACTTATGGGATTAACAATGTATTCTAATATAACATCTCCATTAAGAAGATATATTGATTTAGTGAATCAATGGAAAATTcaagattattttttggGTAAACAATCTATATTGGATAAGAATATTCCAGGAATTGCCAATTATTTGAATGGTCAAGGAGAAATCATTAGGAATATTCAACTGAGAGCAAATACTTTTTGGCAAGGATTATTTTTaagaaattatcaagatttggaaaacaactctaacaatttgattgattttaaattgaaattaattacTAATCCGAAAAAGGGAACTACTGTTGGTGTATATATGCCAAATTTCCGTTTTATTAATGCTCATGTTGAAGTATCATCAGAAATGTTAGAAGATATTAAACTGGGTCAATTAAAAGTTGGTGGATTGATTGATTCTGATAAATTACATTTAAAACAAGTTGATTTCTTGGAAAATGAAgtaatttttgaatataaataG